In Hermetia illucens chromosome 5, iHerIll2.2.curated.20191125, whole genome shotgun sequence, a single window of DNA contains:
- the LOC119657498 gene encoding neprilysin-4-like, producing MLLVTALSVLVLSVVNVCCKPTIVTIENSVPDEIASLKKYINFSVDPCDDFYEFACGNWKTIHPRPDQELEHNALLKLTKSVWADLKELLEDTGNDLKYSDAEMKAKMFYKSCVDIPDLQGESNKQYRALLDSLGGWPVLDPEWNDTGFDWLNLTAQIHLFGVSGLIQEVIAPSQEDASISSLYIGETDFSVVKREDFLNPSHISLMPGYKALMLETMKQFGASEEAARNASEEIINFETELAKITIGPDDDTSQVITFQQLKQKVPEIDWNRFFRIIIDSPLPEGVSVTLYDEEYFGKMLNILSITENRIIANYLLWRLMISSIREFMTVERWKVCLAEVMESMGAAVSAMYIRKYFDEDIRKDVLGIIARMQASFRENLEKNTWLDKETKMEAATKLYSISSLIGYPKYIMNEGILNTEFKNLHINTHNYYQNVFNSKRFHTKRSHSQLLGKDIADQWAIQPAEVNGFYHVRKNAIVIPAAILQPPVYSKNYPKAITYGTFGSFIGHELTHAFDKDGRNYDLDGNRRNWWSNNSAEQFGKEVECFISQYNNYSVPELNASLDGKQTLSENIADNGGLRHAYAAYKNWLKEASPADIQKENIPGLNLTSGQLFFVGFANFYCGEVTLAGAVAVLNTDSHSLPKFRVHGSVSNFEKFSEEFKCKPGTRMNPERKCKIW from the coding sequence ATGTTGCTCGTTACGGCCCTGAGTGTTCTAGTCTTAAGTGTAGTTAATGTTTGCTGTAAGCCCACGATAGTGACGATCGAAAACAGTGTACCGGACGAAATAGCGTCCTTGAAGAAGTATATTAACTTTAGTGTGGACCCGTGCGACGATTTCTACGAATTCGCTTGCGGCAATTGGAAAACAATCCATCCCCGGCCGGACCAGGAGTTGGAGCACAACGCCTTGCTTAAACTAACTAAAAGTGTTTGGGCCGATTTAAAGGAACTTCTTGAAGACACAGGAAACGATCTTAAGTATTCAGATGCGGAGATGAAAGCGAAGATGTTCTACAAGTCATGCGTTGATATTCCAGACTTGCAGGGAGAGTCGAATAAGCAATACAGAGCCCTTCTCGATTCGCTCGGTGGATGGCCCGTTTTGGACCCAGAGTGGAACGACACCGGCTTTGACTGGCTCAATTTAACCGCCCAAATACACCTGTTCGGAGTTTCAGGGCTCATCCAAGAGGTGATTGCTCCATCGCAGGAAGATGCATCAATATCGAGTTTGTACATTGGCGAGACTGACTTCAGTGTTGTGAAACGAGAAGATTTCCTGAATCCATCCCACATTTCGTTAATGCCTGGATACAAAGCTTTGATGCTCGAGACAATGAAACAATTCGGAGCATCTGAAGAAGCCGCTCGGAACGCAAgcgaagaaattatcaactttgAGACGGAGCTAGCAAAAATAACGATTGGTCCCGATGACGATACATCACAAGTCATAACATTCCAGCAGCTCAAGCAAAAGGTACCGGAAATCGACTGGAATCGATTCTTTCGAATTATCATTGATTCCCCTTTGCCAGAAGGAGTAAGTGTTACGCTATACGATGAGGAGTATTTTGGCAAAATGTTGAACATCCTATCGATCACTGAGAACCGAATCATCGCCAATTATCTTTTATGGAGGCTAATGATATCAAGCATTCGAGAATTCATGACAGTCGAAAGGTGGAAAGTATGCCTTGCGGAAGTGATGGAGTCCATGGGCGCAGCTGTAAGTGCGATGTACATCCGGAAGTATTTTGACGAAGATATACGCAAGGACGTTCTAGGGATAATTGCACGCATGCAAGCATCATTCAGGGAGAATCTTGAAAAGAACACGTGGCTTGATAAGGAGACCAAAATGGAAGCTGCAACCAAACTGTATTCCATCTCATCTTTGATTGGATATCCCAAATACATAATGAATGAGGGGATTTTGAACACTGAATTCAAAAACTTGCACATCAATACACATAACTACTACCAAAATGTGTTCAATTCGAAAAGGTTCCACACCAAACGGTCTCATTCCCAACTGTTAGGGAAAGACATCGCAGACCAATGGGCAATTCAGCCAGCAGAAGTCAACGGATTCTACCATGTCCGAAAAAACGCAATCGTTATCCCAGCCGCCATCCTCCAACCTCCGGTTTATTCGAAAAACTACCCGAAAGCGATCACCTATGGAACGTTTGGCTCCTTCATTGGTCATGAGTTGACGCACGCGTTTGACAAAGACGGCCGCAACTATGACCTGGATGGGAATCGAAGGAACTGGTGGAGCAACAATTCCGCCGAACAATTTGGCAAGGAAGTGGAATGCTTCATTTCACAATACAATAACTACAGCGTTCCTGAATTGAATGCCTCCCTGGATGGCAAGCAAACTCTGAGCGAGAACATTGCCGATAATGGAGGCCTGAGGCACGCGTACGCAGCGTACAAAAATTGGTTGAAAGAGGCTAGTCCTGCCgatattcaaaaagaaaatattccagGGCTGAATCTGACCAGTGGACAACTTTTCTTTGTTGGATTCGCCAACTTTTATTGCGGTGAAGTGACCTTAGCTGGAGCAGTGGCCGTACTCAACACGGATAGTCATAGTTTACCCAAATTCCGTGTGCATGGAAGCGTATCAAATTTTGAGAAATTCTCAGAGGAATTCAAATGTAAACCCGGAACACGAATGAATCCTGAGAGAAAGTGTAAAATTTGGTAG